Proteins from one Syntrophorhabdaceae bacterium genomic window:
- a CDS encoding transketolase, whose translation MTVTGNGKNTTGRPANISLLEEKARWVWRETLKIHKTAQGTRLASSLSCIEIFVALYYGGIIAYDEKDIHWNHRDRLIVSKSHGAVSLYPILADLGYFPMEELDRVCKQGGLLNDIPDSTIPGFETVNGSLGHGLGVACGISTALKMRNQAEKVFVLSGDGELYEGSVWEAVMFAAHNGLGNLVLIIDNNKMSMLGYCKDILDLEPLDGKLRAFGWKTKVVDGHDMGQLHRALRTFKKDGADRPKALIANTVKGRGIARLEADPLCHIKAVKGDEIDTLLGEIR comes from the coding sequence TTGACGGTAACGGGAAATGGAAAGAATACGACGGGCAGGCCTGCAAACATATCGTTGCTGGAGGAAAAGGCACGGTGGGTCTGGCGGGAGACCTTGAAGATCCACAAAACCGCGCAGGGGACAAGGCTCGCGTCATCGCTCTCATGCATCGAGATCTTCGTCGCCCTCTATTACGGCGGAATCATCGCCTACGACGAAAAGGATATCCACTGGAACCACAGGGACAGGCTCATTGTGAGCAAATCCCACGGGGCTGTATCCCTTTATCCTATCCTTGCCGACCTGGGGTATTTTCCGATGGAAGAGCTCGATAGGGTCTGCAAACAGGGCGGGCTTCTCAATGATATACCCGACAGCACAATCCCCGGTTTCGAAACGGTAAATGGCTCGCTTGGACACGGTCTTGGAGTAGCCTGCGGCATCTCCACCGCATTGAAAATGAGAAATCAGGCGGAAAAGGTTTTTGTCCTGTCCGGTGACGGAGAGCTGTACGAAGGCTCCGTCTGGGAGGCTGTCATGTTCGCCGCGCACAACGGTTTGGGCAATCTCGTGCTCATCATCGACAACAACAAGATGTCCATGCTCGGTTACTGCAAGGACATACTGGACCTGGAGCCCCTTGACGGGAAGCTCAGGGCCTTCGGATGGAAGACAAAGGTCGTGGACGGCCACGACATGGGCCAGTTGCACAGGGCACTGCGGACCTTCAAGAAGGATGGAGCGGACCGTCCGAAGGCGCTGATCGCCAACACGGTGAAGGGCAGAGGGATCGCAAGGCTCGAAGCTGATCCCCTCTGTCATATAAAGGCGGTCAAAGGGGACGAGATCGACACATTGCTCGGGGAGATAAGATGA
- a CDS encoding transketolase C-terminal domain-containing protein, which yields MTRPEPMVMRDFLIEELYKRMFDNKDILFLSADFGSPVLDKLRSTFRDRFINVGIAEQNLVNISTGLALEGFVVYAYGIAPFISMRAYEQIRINLSLLSHTRDVNVNLIGVGAGLSYDFTGPTHHCLEDLSIMRTLPNLVLFSPADTVTIGKFVDHSITVKKPKYIRLDGKLLPDIYSNSDDVAMDKGFHEVLRGSGACFVSTGYMTHKSLRIAEKLKSMGIEAGVVDVFLLKPFDEHLLCETLKRYAAIFTMEEAFATGGGLGSLVLDVIARNGLSMSVHKLGLEDKYSFEIGDREFLHSEHGLNDGRIISLIRNDALHRGVLRI from the coding sequence ATGACACGGCCCGAACCGATGGTCATGCGGGATTTTTTGATCGAGGAACTCTACAAACGGATGTTCGATAACAAGGACATTCTCTTCCTGTCCGCCGATTTTGGTTCCCCCGTCCTTGACAAGTTGAGGAGTACCTTCAGAGACAGGTTCATTAACGTGGGTATCGCGGAACAGAACCTCGTCAATATCTCGACGGGGTTGGCGCTGGAGGGGTTTGTCGTTTATGCTTACGGGATCGCCCCATTCATCTCCATGAGAGCCTATGAGCAGATACGGATCAACCTTAGCCTGCTGTCCCACACCCGGGATGTCAATGTCAATCTCATAGGTGTCGGTGCAGGCCTGAGCTATGATTTCACCGGCCCAACCCATCATTGTCTCGAAGACCTGTCCATCATGCGGACACTGCCCAATCTCGTGCTCTTTTCCCCCGCCGATACGGTCACTATCGGAAAGTTCGTGGATCACTCGATCACCGTGAAAAAACCCAAATACATCAGGCTCGACGGAAAGCTCCTGCCGGATATTTATTCGAACAGTGATGATGTTGCCATGGATAAAGGTTTTCACGAGGTCTTAAGGGGATCCGGGGCATGCTTCGTTTCCACGGGTTATATGACCCACAAATCGTTGAGAATAGCAGAAAAACTGAAAAGCATGGGCATAGAGGCCGGCGTTGTCGATGTGTTTCTCCTGAAACCCTTCGACGAGCACCTCCTGTGCGAGACCTTGAAAAGATATGCAGCCATCTTCACCATGGAGGAGGCCTTCGCAACGGGGGGTGGATTGGGAAGTCTGGTGCTGGATGTGATCGCCAGGAACGGACTTTCCATGTCTGTGCATAAACTCGGGCTTGAAGATAAGTACAGTTTCGAGATCGGAGACCGCGAATTCCTTCACAGCGAGCATGGGTTGAACGATGGGAGGATTATTAGCCTCATAAGGAACGACGCACTTCACAGAGGGGTTTTACGCATATGA
- a CDS encoding nucleotidyltransferase family protein, whose amino-acid sequence MKTIILAGGMGTRLKNVLNNVPKPMAPVRGKPFLEYVILALAAQGFREIMLSIGYRKDVIRSHFGNGSKWGVGIVYSEEDTPLGTGGSVREALRTADEPHSLILNGDTFNQVDFREMEKHHLSHKRLATIGLIASDDTDRYGFVKINAASDILEFCEKSDRHSGYINRGAYIMDRTVLDHMPASGSFSLENDLFPELVPHGMSGFISRGFFVDIGIPSTYRHINDHHYLLEADKPDSHNRCRENEQRNKGQKWIK is encoded by the coding sequence ATGAAAACCATTATACTCGCGGGCGGGATGGGAACCAGGCTGAAAAACGTCTTGAACAACGTTCCCAAACCGATGGCACCTGTGCGCGGAAAACCATTTCTGGAATATGTGATACTCGCGTTGGCCGCGCAAGGGTTCAGGGAGATCATGCTCTCCATCGGTTACCGGAAGGATGTCATTCGATCTCACTTTGGCAACGGTTCGAAATGGGGTGTGGGAATTGTCTATTCCGAGGAAGATACCCCTCTCGGCACCGGAGGGTCCGTTCGCGAGGCACTCAGGACAGCCGATGAACCCCACAGCCTGATTCTGAACGGCGATACCTTTAATCAGGTGGATTTTAGAGAAATGGAAAAGCATCATCTATCACATAAGCGCCTGGCAACGATTGGCCTGATAGCCTCGGATGATACAGACCGTTACGGTTTCGTGAAGATAAATGCGGCCTCTGATATCCTGGAGTTCTGTGAGAAAAGCGACCGTCATTCCGGTTATATCAACAGGGGGGCCTACATCATGGACAGAACCGTTCTCGATCACATGCCGGCCTCCGGTAGTTTTTCCCTTGAAAATGACCTCTTTCCCGAACTGGTCCCTCATGGCATGAGCGGTTTCATTTCCCGGGGCTTCTTCGTGGATATCGGGATACCGTCGACATACCGTCATATTAATGACCACCATTATCTGCTCGAGGCAGACAAACCGGACAGTCACAATCGATGCCGGGAAAACGAGCAGCGCAATAAGGGGCAAAAATGGATAAAGTGA
- a CDS encoding glycosyltransferase yields MDKVTINLVYAHLRPDFISSVSRGNVCVINTRKPVIGCAVYVYMDAFSFYGRQPGLNVLFITEPTIVLPGQYNDVIWKQFDRVVTLCDELVEKYGFTKGYSPHQGFHPWFGDSKDFIITEDLDERVRKYPLHERKPGICMVSGNKHSLVPGELYSKRLEAAVWFHFNSDTPFDVYGMVPFFLPNYKGAIENNRKLDLLSSYKYSLSFENTADPVFARGWVDKLIDSLEARTLPIYLGCPNIDEYIPRTCFIDFRDFKDYEELSKYLRTMPESEYIRYIDSIDTWIHSGGLRPYSWYPLYDNLVKYYCEQTGVDSASLFGNDTEWQAASMTRAVDFVDSPSLWTYEELATTPSPLLNYQDNSADKGSANDKESIRQAITLVREGAYDRAAKAMAWLHFYPNADLLCFYAQVLHMLGYYDTEKVYLTLALQLDPHHIPARRQLLSASFGKEDLDKAVLRFESMMAREISGAKTIPGLTSVIIPVSVSSLDGARRCLESIRAQVKEPHEVIIVKPGALKTPPWLHRHVSDDPQCRTIDVGESANYAVACNDAIQESTGQYVLVLDANTLMLKGTLTRMLDCLNRSPDHGMIVPVSNRAVGIQQLSAPDNLSLKDFEEYAANYSERNANHCVTTFDADYACILTKRSSFDEIGYFNEDMETPYSVINDLRMRILVEGQRCVIAADSCIYVNQHGPREKRVDRAFRALWGRLDPNSEKARKLSPFIAMRNARDRYSKGLLNEAVQAIMNGIRRTPDNGNLYYCLAEILLDAKSYQEAAAAMDSLPENEKDSPRALEILARCDYHLDHIEDARDHADRALSLCGDSAKAFNLKGLLAMRSGDQKESKLFFKKAIAADPSFADPYMNLGVMKWHDGRAEEGFELIEKAFVLEPERSDFAATYDSAVGSLDRLQRAEQAVREAHSFFPHNKQLAFLLVAILLKQKKDKDAMEEIEKALTTFGIDDGILNAALDVRKKVGPLRIAGDEQKNTLSVCMITKNEEKYIARCLASLTPVADEIIVVDTGSTDRTKQIAQVFGAQVYDHPWNDDFAEARNASLERATGRWVLVHDGDEVISPRDHQRLRHTISRKVRKRVAYTMATRNYTNNANLEGWIENIGEYPDEEEGTGWVSTGKVRLFTNHKSIRFQNSVHELLEFSLARLNVHPEHYEVPVHHYGKLDAERLSMRAEMYYHMGKKKLETMQDSRALRELAVQAAELRKYEEAIGLWQLYIKFKPDECSIYVNLATCYLELGMFDKALEMAKRSMDLDPASKDAMLGYGAASLCNGNVTEAVSVLERLRDAQPGYYPAIGVLAAAYCVGNDPLKGETLLKDMWSKRVHYGKALHSLAQKLISAGGILYAQRLLTRMVATGHTEPDSRQLLDELTDTRKFGKASP; encoded by the coding sequence ATGGATAAAGTGACAATCAACCTTGTGTATGCTCACCTACGGCCCGACTTCATCTCGTCAGTAAGTCGGGGCAATGTCTGCGTGATCAACACAAGAAAACCCGTCATCGGCTGCGCAGTATATGTCTACATGGATGCTTTCAGTTTCTATGGCCGACAACCAGGACTGAATGTCCTTTTCATCACCGAACCCACCATCGTCCTCCCCGGACAATACAATGATGTCATCTGGAAACAGTTTGATCGCGTTGTCACCCTGTGCGATGAGTTAGTGGAGAAATACGGTTTCACAAAAGGCTACTCTCCCCACCAGGGCTTTCACCCGTGGTTCGGAGACAGCAAAGACTTCATCATAACCGAAGATCTGGATGAGCGCGTCAGGAAATACCCCCTGCACGAACGCAAACCGGGAATATGTATGGTCAGCGGTAACAAACATTCATTGGTTCCTGGCGAACTATACTCGAAGAGATTGGAGGCGGCTGTCTGGTTCCACTTCAACTCCGATACTCCATTCGATGTGTACGGCATGGTCCCCTTCTTTCTTCCGAATTATAAGGGAGCGATTGAAAACAACCGAAAACTGGACCTCCTTTCGAGCTACAAGTACTCTCTCTCCTTCGAGAATACGGCTGATCCCGTATTTGCCCGCGGCTGGGTTGACAAGCTCATTGATTCTCTGGAAGCGCGGACACTGCCGATCTACCTGGGCTGCCCCAATATCGATGAGTATATTCCAAGGACATGCTTTATTGATTTCCGTGACTTCAAGGACTACGAGGAACTCAGCAAGTATCTTCGTACCATGCCCGAAAGCGAGTATATCAGGTACATTGACAGTATCGACACCTGGATACATTCCGGAGGTCTTCGGCCATACTCGTGGTATCCCCTCTATGATAATCTCGTAAAGTACTATTGCGAACAGACCGGGGTCGATAGCGCCTCCCTGTTCGGTAACGACACTGAGTGGCAGGCCGCATCCATGACACGGGCGGTTGATTTTGTGGATTCACCCTCATTGTGGACGTATGAGGAATTGGCAACCACTCCTTCGCCCCTGTTAAATTACCAGGACAACAGTGCAGACAAAGGATCCGCAAACGACAAGGAGTCCATCAGGCAGGCCATAACTCTGGTAAGGGAAGGAGCGTATGACAGGGCGGCAAAGGCAATGGCATGGCTGCATTTCTATCCCAACGCCGATCTGCTGTGCTTCTATGCCCAGGTACTGCACATGCTCGGATATTATGATACGGAAAAAGTGTACCTCACGCTTGCGCTACAGTTGGATCCTCATCATATTCCTGCGCGCAGGCAGCTGCTTTCAGCCTCCTTCGGAAAAGAGGACCTGGACAAGGCGGTACTGCGCTTCGAATCCATGATGGCTAGAGAAATAAGCGGAGCCAAAACGATCCCCGGTCTGACGTCAGTGATCATCCCCGTATCCGTCTCCAGCCTGGATGGTGCGAGGCGATGCCTGGAGTCGATCCGTGCGCAGGTCAAGGAACCGCATGAAGTGATCATCGTCAAGCCTGGCGCACTGAAAACACCTCCCTGGCTGCACCGGCATGTCTCCGACGATCCGCAGTGCAGGACCATAGATGTCGGGGAGAGTGCCAATTATGCCGTTGCCTGCAATGACGCGATACAGGAATCTACAGGTCAATACGTGCTGGTCCTTGACGCGAACACCCTCATGCTCAAAGGGACGCTCACGAGGATGCTGGACTGCCTGAACAGGTCTCCCGACCACGGAATGATCGTCCCCGTTTCCAATCGCGCCGTCGGCATACAACAGCTGTCTGCACCCGACAACCTGTCATTAAAAGATTTCGAAGAATATGCGGCAAATTATTCGGAACGGAACGCCAACCACTGCGTGACAACATTCGACGCGGACTACGCATGTATACTCACAAAAAGATCCTCATTTGATGAGATCGGGTACTTCAACGAGGATATGGAAACCCCCTATTCCGTTATCAATGATCTCCGCATGAGGATACTCGTCGAGGGACAGCGGTGCGTGATCGCAGCCGACAGCTGCATCTATGTCAATCAGCACGGTCCGCGGGAGAAGCGCGTTGACCGGGCATTCCGTGCGCTGTGGGGTAGATTGGATCCGAACTCCGAAAAGGCAAGAAAGCTTTCGCCCTTCATCGCGATGAGAAATGCCCGTGATCGCTACAGCAAGGGACTCCTCAACGAGGCTGTACAGGCCATAATGAACGGCATCAGACGAACGCCCGACAATGGAAACCTCTATTACTGCCTTGCAGAGATCCTGCTGGACGCCAAATCATACCAGGAGGCGGCGGCGGCAATGGATTCATTGCCCGAGAACGAAAAAGACTCTCCACGGGCCCTCGAGATCCTTGCGCGCTGCGATTATCACCTGGACCACATTGAAGACGCCCGGGATCATGCCGACCGCGCCCTTTCCCTGTGCGGTGATTCAGCAAAGGCCTTCAATCTCAAAGGGTTGCTGGCAATGCGGTCAGGCGACCAGAAAGAAAGCAAGTTGTTCTTCAAAAAAGCAATAGCCGCCGATCCCTCTTTCGCGGATCCATACATGAATCTGGGAGTGATGAAATGGCACGACGGCAGGGCGGAAGAAGGCTTCGAGCTTATCGAGAAGGCCTTTGTCCTGGAACCGGAACGAAGCGATTTTGCCGCAACCTACGATTCCGCCGTGGGTTCCCTTGACAGACTGCAACGGGCGGAGCAGGCGGTCCGTGAAGCCCACAGCTTCTTTCCTCACAATAAACAGCTTGCATTCCTCCTTGTGGCTATCCTCCTGAAACAGAAAAAGGACAAGGATGCCATGGAGGAAATTGAAAAGGCGCTTACCACCTTCGGCATCGATGACGGTATCCTCAACGCTGCCCTGGACGTGAGAAAGAAGGTGGGGCCTTTGCGCATAGCCGGAGACGAGCAGAAGAACACGCTTTCGGTCTGCATGATCACAAAGAACGAAGAGAAGTATATCGCCCGCTGCCTCGCCAGCCTCACACCCGTTGCCGATGAGATAATCGTCGTCGACACAGGCTCCACGGACAGGACAAAACAGATTGCCCAGGTATTCGGGGCACAGGTCTACGACCATCCATGGAACGACGATTTTGCCGAGGCCAGAAATGCCTCGCTGGAACGGGCGACAGGCCGATGGGTCCTTGTTCATGACGGCGATGAAGTCATTTCCCCGCGAGACCATCAGAGACTGAGACACACCATCTCCCGGAAGGTCAGGAAACGAGTCGCCTATACCATGGCAACGCGCAATTACACGAATAACGCCAATCTGGAAGGTTGGATAGAGAACATCGGGGAATACCCTGACGAGGAAGAGGGCACAGGCTGGGTGTCTACCGGAAAGGTAAGACTCTTCACCAACCACAAGAGCATTCGTTTCCAGAACAGTGTCCACGAGCTTCTCGAATTCTCGCTCGCGAGGCTGAACGTACACCCCGAGCATTACGAGGTTCCCGTCCACCATTACGGCAAGCTCGACGCGGAACGCCTGTCCATGCGGGCAGAAATGTATTACCATATGGGCAAAAAGAAACTTGAAACAATGCAGGATTCGCGGGCCCTCAGGGAATTGGCCGTGCAGGCCGCGGAACTCAGGAAATATGAAGAAGCGATCGGCCTCTGGCAACTGTACATTAAGTTCAAACCCGATGAATGCTCCATCTATGTCAACCTGGCCACCTGTTATCTCGAACTCGGCATGTTTGACAAGGCGTTGGAAATGGCAAAACGGTCCATGGATCTGGACCCGGCTTCAAAGGATGCCATGCTGGGATATGGAGCCGCTTCTTTGTGCAACGGCAATGTGACGGAGGCCGTATCGGTCCTCGAGAGGCTTCGTGATGCCCAACCGGGATACTACCCTGCCATAGGGGTCCTAGCGGCGGCGTATTGCGTGGGAAATGACCCCCTAAAGGGTGAGACACTCCTCAAGGACATGTGGTCGAAACGTGTCCACTATGGAAAGGCCCTTCATTCCCTGGCGCAGAAACTCATATCAGCCGGGGGAATACTCTATGCGCAAAGGCTCCTGACGCGTATGGTAGCCACCGGGCATACGGAACCGGATTCCCGACAGCTCCTCGACGAACTGACGGATACGAGAAAGTTCGGAAAAGCCTCACCATGA
- a CDS encoding tetratricopeptide repeat protein produces the protein MTERDRLSQGTADHYMILAQLGRTAETAGDYKKAEEYYKKTLGINHGAFETAIDLGNLYTRQGRCKEAIIVYRYILSAGMERPDLLNNLACALKEEGLPGEAEAHFRRAILLQPQFVEAMNNLGVLLREQGRLDEALSVYEKALALRPDAPVIVDNLGSVCMERGEYGKAEAHFRRALSLDPSFHQAGFDLAYVLLLKGNYRDGFEKYELRLEREGAAYLRPRAAPRLAPARKGATVLIRAEQGLGDTVHFARLLAPLKEETAGRVILECQPQLLDLLRTIDGADEVVPQRTDHAPANVEHDAEIPLLSLPYFLGLSAHTIPAPVPYIHIDEGPAARWRERLLAEGKPESLKIGIAWAGNAKNTGDRSRSIGFQQFLPLLGAAFCDFYSLQYGRDALAEVGNTSGTVRLHIMTKDIKAFTETAALIKNLDLVITVDSVIGHLAGALGAPVWNLLPYVPDWRWGLEGERTPWYPTMRLFRQRYPGDWRETINRVFRELAALSAEKAEIIR, from the coding sequence ATGACAGAAAGAGACCGTCTCTCTCAGGGTACAGCGGACCATTACATGATCCTGGCTCAGCTCGGCAGGACCGCCGAGACAGCGGGTGATTATAAGAAAGCCGAGGAATACTATAAGAAGACTCTCGGCATCAACCACGGCGCCTTCGAGACCGCCATCGACCTGGGTAATCTTTACACCCGCCAGGGAAGATGCAAAGAGGCCATCATCGTCTACCGGTATATCCTGTCCGCGGGCATGGAACGGCCCGATCTCCTGAACAACCTTGCGTGTGCCTTGAAAGAAGAAGGTCTGCCGGGAGAAGCGGAAGCACATTTCCGTAGGGCCATCCTCCTGCAACCGCAGTTTGTGGAGGCCATGAACAATCTTGGCGTCCTGTTGAGGGAGCAGGGCAGGCTTGATGAGGCCCTGTCAGTCTACGAAAAGGCTCTGGCTCTTCGACCTGATGCCCCTGTAATCGTTGACAACCTCGGCAGCGTTTGCATGGAAAGGGGCGAGTACGGCAAGGCGGAGGCGCATTTCCGTCGGGCCCTTTCACTGGACCCGTCCTTTCACCAGGCCGGCTTTGACCTCGCCTATGTTCTCCTTCTCAAGGGCAATTACAGGGATGGCTTCGAAAAGTATGAGCTGCGCCTCGAAAGAGAAGGTGCGGCCTATCTGAGGCCGCGTGCGGCACCTCGTCTGGCCCCCGCGAGAAAGGGGGCAACGGTCCTCATCCGGGCCGAGCAGGGGCTTGGGGATACGGTACATTTTGCGCGCCTTCTGGCGCCCTTGAAGGAAGAAACCGCGGGAAGAGTGATCCTGGAATGTCAACCTCAACTCCTCGATCTTTTGCGTACCATTGACGGAGCCGATGAGGTTGTCCCGCAGAGAACTGATCACGCCCCCGCGAATGTTGAACACGACGCCGAGATCCCTCTCCTGTCGCTCCCCTACTTTTTGGGACTCAGCGCCCATACGATACCCGCGCCGGTTCCGTACATACATATCGATGAAGGTCCCGCGGCAAGATGGAGGGAACGACTCCTCGCAGAGGGAAAACCTGAATCCTTGAAGATAGGCATCGCCTGGGCTGGAAACGCGAAGAATACCGGGGACAGGAGCAGGTCGATCGGGTTTCAGCAGTTCCTGCCGCTGTTGGGGGCCGCCTTCTGCGATTTCTACAGTCTCCAGTACGGAAGAGACGCCCTGGCAGAGGTTGGGAACACGTCGGGCACAGTCCGGCTTCACATCATGACCAAAGACATCAAGGCCTTTACGGAGACAGCGGCGCTCATCAAAAACCTCGACCTCGTCATTACCGTGGATAGTGTCATAGGACACTTGGCCGGAGCACTGGGCGCGCCCGTCTGGAATCTCCTTCCATACGTTCCTGATTGGCGTTGGGGCCTCGAAGGAGAAAGAACTCCCTGGTATCCCACGATGCGTCTTTTCAGGCAGAGATATCCCGGTGATTGGCGCGAAACGATCAACAGGGTTTTTCGTGAACTGGCTGCCCTTTCGGCTGAAAAAGCCGAAATTATCCGCTGA
- the flaF gene encoding flagellar biosynthesis regulator FlaF: protein MSAGGIKAYQKIQKTTSSGRELEAAVLTKGALLLKECREHWNDDGHFERLDGALRFNQRIWTIFQDELVKEDNPLPGPVRGDILRLSLFIDKRIVEILGDPAPEKLNAIIDINLNLAAGLRGIPADDSSK, encoded by the coding sequence ATGTCAGCGGGGGGTATTAAGGCGTATCAGAAAATTCAGAAGACCACCAGTTCCGGCAGGGAGCTCGAAGCGGCCGTTCTTACCAAGGGGGCTCTCTTGTTGAAAGAATGTCGGGAACACTGGAACGATGATGGTCATTTCGAGAGGCTCGATGGAGCGCTCCGGTTCAACCAGAGAATATGGACCATCTTCCAGGATGAATTGGTGAAAGAAGACAATCCGCTTCCAGGCCCAGTGCGCGGTGATATCCTCAGACTCAGCCTGTTCATTGACAAGCGGATCGTTGAGATCCTGGGAGACCCCGCTCCAGAGAAGCTCAACGCGATCATCGACATCAATCTCAATCTCGCGGCAGGACTTCGCGGCATACCAGCGGACGATAGTTCGAAATGA